A single window of Asticcacaulis sp. AND118 DNA harbors:
- a CDS encoding M20/M25/M40 family metallo-hydrolase, whose amino-acid sequence MPLKALLLITAALGCAATPVLAKPKAETPATVTETPEVIATRLRDAALQSNAAYDFVAQLTTRFGARPAGSDSERKAAEWSAAELKKMGFDNVRIETFPLVIWERGAESLEITGPFAQKMVVTALGGSGATPPGGVEGEAALFETYAEFIDSKADLTGKIVVILQPTVRTQTGQGYGVNSGSVRRSGPEEAKKRGAVGYVMRSLGTEDHRFAHTGATRFTGVEGLPALAISPPDAEQFERLLKLQRAGEAAPLKLKMVSTPTVRTGGQSQNVIAEVRGSKRPNEIVTIGGHLDSWDLGTGAIDDGAGVAITMAAAKVMIDHSLRPERTVRVVFWGSEEVSQPGDLGLSGANAYARSSASDTHIAAAESDFGADVVYALALPRTDYADFNKTLGKVLYPLNIFIAREASTGGGPDTSPLNARGVPVFDLQQNGTDYFDVHHTADDTLDRIDPRKLTQNVAAWAATVWMIANTNVTFQPTNRK is encoded by the coding sequence ATGCCGCTCAAGGCCCTTCTGCTCATTACCGCCGCGCTGGGTTGCGCGGCCACGCCCGTTCTGGCCAAGCCGAAGGCGGAAACGCCTGCCACCGTCACCGAAACACCCGAAGTCATCGCCACGCGCCTGCGCGACGCCGCGCTGCAATCGAACGCCGCCTACGACTTCGTGGCGCAACTGACCACGCGCTTCGGCGCACGCCCGGCAGGTTCGGACTCCGAGCGCAAGGCGGCGGAATGGTCGGCGGCCGAGCTGAAAAAGATGGGCTTCGACAATGTACGCATCGAAACCTTTCCGCTGGTCATCTGGGAACGCGGTGCCGAAAGTCTCGAAATCACCGGACCCTTCGCACAAAAGATGGTGGTGACGGCGCTGGGCGGCTCCGGGGCGACCCCTCCGGGCGGCGTCGAAGGCGAGGCGGCCCTGTTCGAAACCTATGCTGAATTTATCGATTCCAAGGCCGATCTGACCGGCAAGATCGTCGTCATTCTGCAACCGACCGTGCGCACCCAGACAGGGCAGGGCTATGGCGTCAATTCCGGCTCGGTGCGGCGCAGCGGTCCGGAGGAGGCGAAAAAGCGCGGCGCGGTGGGCTATGTCATGCGCTCGCTGGGCACCGAAGATCACCGCTTCGCCCATACCGGTGCGACGCGCTTTACCGGTGTCGAAGGCCTGCCGGCGCTCGCCATCTCGCCGCCCGATGCCGAACAGTTCGAACGCCTGCTCAAGCTGCAACGCGCCGGCGAGGCCGCGCCGCTGAAACTGAAAATGGTCTCGACCCCGACTGTGCGCACCGGTGGTCAGTCGCAGAACGTCATTGCCGAGGTCAGGGGATCGAAGCGCCCGAACGAAATCGTCACCATCGGGGGGCATCTGGATAGCTGGGACCTCGGCACCGGGGCCATCGACGACGGAGCCGGGGTGGCCATAACCATGGCCGCCGCCAAGGTTATGATCGACCACAGTCTACGTCCCGAACGCACGGTACGCGTGGTCTTCTGGGGCTCCGAAGAGGTGTCGCAGCCGGGCGATCTGGGCCTGTCGGGCGCCAATGCCTACGCCCGGTCTTCGGCCAGCGACACCCATATCGCCGCGGCCGAATCCGACTTCGGCGCCGATGTCGTCTATGCGCTGGCCCTGCCCAGGACCGACTATGCGGACTTCAACAAGACGCTGGGCAAGGTGCTCTATCCGTTGAATATCTTCATCGCGCGTGAGGCGTCTACCGGCGGCGGCCCGGACACCAGCCCGCTCAACGCCAGGGGCGTGCCGGTATTCGACCTGCAACAGAACGGCACCGACTATTTCGACGTGCACCATACGGCGGACGATACGCTTGACCGCATCGATCCGCGCAAGCTGACCCAGAATGTGGCCGCCTGGGCGGCGACGGTGTGGATGATCGCCAACACCAATGTCACCTTCCAGCCGACCAACCGCAAGTAA